One window from the genome of Calliopsis andreniformis isolate RMS-2024a chromosome 12, iyCalAndr_principal, whole genome shotgun sequence encodes:
- the LOC143186084 gene encoding glutamate receptor ionotropic, kainate 2, which yields MLVKCLPLIFFSCALGFPKKIHIGGLFDSGDEIQRTFETSVKTVNRERHENPEFANVFLVAESSQVNTNPFEVSQQVCNLFEMGVVGIFGPQNKITAEHVQSMCDTMEIPHIYTRWEPLQVRGKGINLFPHAETLSMIFNQMITDLEWKSFAILYEGTDSLIRTQRLLERWDARGHTIFLYHLGSGPNYRKIMREIKDAEIENIIIDCSIDLLTEVLKQAQQVGIMSEKNKIIVTSMDLQTIDLEPYQFSGVNFTGVRLIDPENPIVTTIIEKHKHEWGLDATQLRVEPALMYDAVQLFARAFKRLKDAIKGDVKQLPCNGTLSWEHGESLSNFMRMGEMEGLTGLIKLDTAGFRSNFQLDVVRVTEEGLKKIGIWNSTNSIEWLPETHPPSSDPELTLQNKTFIVLIAISHPYGMLKESADMMTGNDRYEGFGIDIIQELSKMLGFNYTFEVQADNVYGSYSKKSKKWTGMLGKIMAGEADLAITDLTITSEREGAVDFTMPFMNLGISILYRKPTKTPPSLFSFLSPFSSGVWLYMMGAYISVSVLLFVTGRICPAEWNNPYPCIEEPEELENQFTFKNSLWFTIGSIMQQGTEIAPIGHSTRMIAVSWWFFCLIMVSSYTANLAAFLTVETLVSPFSNVDELAKKKTIKYGAKAGGATFNYFKDSNYSTYKEMYEYMLENADEVLPPDNDAGLKKVLREDYAFLMESSSIEYIVERYCNVTQVGGLLDAKGYGIAMKKHSPYRHALNTAVLKLQQSGLITELKTKWWTQKRGGGRCREDGGGSAAEELDLDNVGGVFLVLTVGVALSFFYTLFELVWEVFLTSRREDISFKEELMAEVKFIVRCSNASKPVRRRKGSSNRSGEASTRGCTPPYGFIPAIKTSSPDDK from the exons ATGCTGGTCAAGTGTCTTCCACTGATCTTCTTCTCCTGCGCGTTGGGGTTCCCGAAGAAGATTCACATAG gaggCTTATTCGACTCTGGAGATGAGATCCAGCGGACCTTCGAAACGTCAGTGAAGACAGTGAACAGAGAGCGCCATGAGAACCCAGAATTCGCGAACGTGTTCCTCGTGGCGGAGTCTAGCCAAGTTAACACGAACCCCTTTGAAGTGTCTCAACAAG TATGCAACTTGTTCGAGATGGGTGTCGTTGGGATCTTTGGGCCTCAGAATAAAATCACCGCGGAACACGTGCAGAGCATGTGCGACACCATGGAGATACCACACATTTATACGAGATGGGAGCCCTTGCAAGTTCGTGGCAAAGGAATAAACCTGTTCCCACACGCGGAAACTCTGTCGATG ATTTTCAATCAAATGATCACTGATCTTGAATGGAAATCCTTCGCGATATTGTATGAGGGTACTGACAGCTTGATTCGCACACAGCGATTGCTGGAACGTTGGGACGCACGGGGCCACACAATATTTTTGTACCATTTGGGGAGTGGACCAAATTACAG AAAAATAATGCGAGAGATAAAAGACGCGGAAATCGAGAACATTATCATCGactgttccatcgatctcctcaCAGAAGTACTGAAACAAGCACAGCAAGTCGGCATTATGTCGGAGAAAAACAAAATCATAGTGACTTCAATG GATTTGCAAACTATCGACCTAGAACCCTACCAATTCTCAGGGGTGAATTTCACTGGGGTACGTCTGATCGATCCTGAGAACCCCATCGTAACAACTATCATAGAGAAGCATAAACACGAATGGGGACTGGATGCTACTCAGCTACGTGTCGAGCCTGCCCTCATGTACGACGCTGTGCAACTTTTCGCGAGAGCATTCAAACGTTTAAAAGATGCCATTAAGGGTGACGTGAAACAATTACCCTGCAATGGCACTTTGAGCTGGGAGCATGGCGAGAGTCTGAGCAACTTTATGCGTATG GGCGAAATGGAAGGCTTGACCGGTTTGATAAAATTGGACACGGCAGGATTTCGCAGCAACTTCCAATTGGACGTGGTGCGCGTGACGGAAGAGGGTCTGAAGAAAATAGGAATATGGAACAGCACGAACTCTATCGAATGGCTGCCAGAGACTCATCCTCCTAGCTCGGATCCCGAGCTTACTCTGCAGAACAAGACGTTCATCGTTCTGATAGCCATC AGTCATCCGTATGGTATGCTGAAGGAATCCGCCGATATGATGAccggaaatgaccgttacgaaGGATTTGGTATCGATATCATTCAGGAGCTAAGCAAAATGCTTGGTTTTAATTACACCTTCGAAGTTCAGGCTGACAACGTTTACGGATCCTATTCGAAAAAAAGCAAGAAATGGACGGGAATGCTGGGGAAAATAATGGCTGGT GAGGCTGATCTGGCCATTACCGACTTGACCATCACATCCGAACGGGAAGGTGCCGTGGATTTTACGATGCCTTTCATGAACTTAG GAATAAGTATTTTATACCGAAAGCCAACGAAAACACCACCCAGCTTATTTTCCTTCCTGTCGCCGTTCTCGTCAGGCGTCTGGCTGTACATGATGGGAGCTTACATATCCGTGTCAGTGCTACTATTCGTGACTGGAAGAATATGCCCGGCTGAATGGAATAACCCTTACCCGTGCATAGAGGAGCCTGAGGAGCTAGAGAATCAGTTCACGTTCAAGAATTCCCTGTGGTTCACAATTGGAAGTATTATGCAACAGGGTACCGAGATAGCGCCAAT AGGACATTCAACGCGAATGATAGCAGTCTCCTGGTGGTTCTTTTGCTTGATCATGGTGTCATCCTACACGGCCAACTTGGCAGCGTTTCTAACTGTCGAGACATTGGTATCGCCTTTCTCGAACGTCGACGAGTTGGCGAAGAAGAAGACCATTAAGTACGGTGCCAAAGCTGGAGGCGCCACTTTCAACTACTTCAAA GATTCCAATTACTCGACGTACAAGGAGATGTACGAGTACATGCTGGAGAACGCTGACGAGGTCCTGCCTCCTGATAATGACGCGGGCTTGAAGAAGGTGCTCAGAGAGGACTATGCGTTTCTGATGGAGTCGAGTTCCATAGAGTACATAGTCGAAAGATATTGCAACGTGACGCAGGTGGGTGGACTCCTCGACGCCAAGGGGTATGGAATCGCCATGAAAAAAC ACTCACCCTATCGCCATGCTTTAAACACTGCCGTGCTGAAACTACAGCAGAGTGGCTTGATCACGGAGCTAAAGACGAAATGGTGGACTCAGAAGCGAGGAGGTGGAAGATGTCGG GAGGATGGTGGAGGAAGCGCAGCAGAGGAGCTGGATCTGGATAACGTCGGAGGTGTCTTCCTGGTATTAACTGTGGGCGTTGCATTGTCCTTCTTCTACACTTTGTTTGAACTGGTTTGGGAAGTTTTCCTTACGTCTAGACGCGAAGAT ATTTCTTTCAAAGAAGAACTGATGGCCGAAGTAAAGTTCATCGTTAGGTGTAGTAACGCTTCTAAACCAGTAAGGAGAAGAAAAGGATCGTCTAATAGAAGTGGAGAAGCTAGCACCAGAGGTTGCACACCTCCCTATGGTTTCATACCTGCAATTAAAACCTCGAGCCCTGACgataaataa